The following nucleotide sequence is from Allocatelliglobosispora scoriae.
CGACGCTGGCCGGGTGGAGCTTCAGGATGGCGATGCACACTTCCCCGCTGGTCCGGACGGTGCCGCCGAGGACGATGAGGTCGTCGTACTCCTGAACCCTGGGGGTGATCTCGGAGTCGCAGGCGCCGACACCCAGGTTGAAGTCGATCGCCGTGTCGGTGGTCTTGATCAGGTCCTGCGCGGTGGCGAGGCCGCCGGGCATCCCGCCCGGCCCGAGCGGCACCTCGGGCACGGGCGTGACGGCGCCGGGGTCGACCGCCACGCGCGCGATCAGGCCCGGGTCCTCCTTCACGGTGAAGACCCAGGTGGGCACGGTTGCGATGCCCCGGCTGGTCCGCAGCTTCGCGGTGCCCGGCCGCACGGCGGTCACGGTGAGCCCGCACGTCTCGCAGCTCGGTTCACCACGATCGATCTGCTGGTACGCCGCCTCGGCGCTCACCACCGTCACCGGCAGTGTCGAGCCGTCCGGGAAGGTCACCGCGCCCTTGGCGGTCGCCGTCGGCAGCTTGATCGCCGTGCGGAATTGACCGTCCATGAAGGCGGCCTTCGCGTTGCCCGCGCCGAAGCCGGCCTCCGGTGCCAGGGTCAGCTCGCTGAGCGGGATGAACCCGGTCTTCCAGGCCGTGGCGGCGGCCGACCCGCGCCAGGCACCGGCGACGGCGTCGGCGCGGGCGGCGAAGTCGCCGGGCGGGACGGGCTCGCCCGCGTCGCCGTTCTCGACGGCGCAGGCGGAGAGGAGAAGGACTGCCATGACGAGGGGAAGGAGTCTTCGCATGGCGGTCCGACGCATCGGAGCCCGCTCAGGTTTCCCCTCCGACGTCGATGCTGTACGCCTCGTAGATCAGATCCGCCCCGTGCTGGCGGTGCCGGCCCAGGCGGTCCACGAGCCCGGTCACGGCTTCGTGCAGCCGTTGCGGGTCGTCGTCCGGCCGGGCGTCGTCGAGCGCGGCGATGAGTTCGGCGTGCTCGGTGACGAGTTCGTGGATCCCCGGCGCGAGCCGAGGCGCATCACGCAGCAGTTGGGCGTAACGCCCGGTTGGTCCCTCGGTGACCCTGATGTGGTCGAGGAGGGCTGTTCTCACATCGGCGAGCTGTGCCGCGACATCGCGGACCCAGCCCGGTCGACCTGCTGTCTGCGAGAGCGAACGGGCCAACCCGGTCGTCGCGCTAGGCAGCTCCACGGACATTGTCATGGGCACCTCCCCGGTCGCTGGGGGTTCCTCCGATGGTCCTCGCCAGCGGCCCCCCTGTCCACCCCGGCACGTTTTGCGGCAAAGCGTGGCCAAATCGCGAAGCGATGCCACGCTTTGCTGCAAAACGTGCCGGGGCTACGGGGCGGTGAGGCGTTCGGTGGCCCGGCGCTGGCGGGTGGCGGACTCGCCGAGGAAGTCGACGATCGCCGCCAGCTCGTCATCGGTGTAGCGCTCGGTGAGCTCGTGGAGTTCGCGTACCCAATCGTCGAAGAGCGGGGCGAGCTCGGCCGTGCGCCCGGCGACGAGCTCGACCAGCACGCTGCGGCCGTCGTCGGGGTTGGGGACCCGCCGGGCGAATCCCTTGCGCTCGAGCCGGTCGATCAGGCCGGTGACCGAGGCGGGCGCGAGCCCGGAACGCTCGGCGAGCTGCCGCGCGGTGAGCGGGCCGAAGCGGTCGATGAGGTCGACCGCCTTCTCCTCGGTGGCACTCATCCCCTTCAGGTCCGCGAGGGCGGTGTGGAACATCACCGCAGCGGCACTGATCTCGCGCCCCGCGACGTGCAGCCGTCCCAGCAGCTCTTCCCGCCTCGATGTCACACCGCGACAGTAGCAATCCGCTTGCCGATCGCAGCAGCCTCGAATATATTTAGTTCGTCCGAACGAAATAAATCTGGAGGTTGTCATGCGAGCACTGGTCATGGGGGCGGGGGTGGCCGGCTCGGTCGCCGCGATGGCGCTGCAGAAGGCGGGGTGGGAGCCGGTCATCTTCGAGGCGTACGCCGAGAGCGCCGGACTCGGCCACGGCGTCTTCCTCACGGTCGCGGTCAACGGGCTGGACGCGCTGCGGGCGATCGACGCGCACCACATCGTCACCTCGGCGGGCTTCCCGAGCGAGCGGATCGACTTCAGCAACGGCAGGGGCCGACGGCTGGGCAGCATCCCCCTCGGCCCGAAGCTCACCGACGGCACCGTCACACACACGATCCGGCGCTCCGACCTCTATCACGGGCTCTACCGCGAGGCAGCCGCCCGGGGCATCCCGATCGAGCACGGCAAGCGCCTCGTCCGCGCCGAGGAGCTGCCCGGCGGCGGTGTCACCGCCCACTTCGCCGACGGCACCAGCGCCACCGGCGACCTGCTGATCGGTGCCGACGGCGTCCATTCCGCCACTCGGAAGATCATCGATCCCGGAGCCCCCGACCCGCGCTACACGGGCCTCGGCAACACCGGCGGCTTCGCCCGCGTGCCCGACATCGATGCCACCCCCGGTGAGTACTCGATGATCTGGGGGCGGGAGTGCTTCTTCGGCTACACCGTCAGCCCGGACGGCGAGGTGTGGTGGTTCGCCAACCCGCCCCGGCGGCAGGAGCGCGACCGTGCCGAGTTGCGTACGCAATCGCAGGCGGAACTTCGCGCCCTGCTCCTCGACCTGCTCGCCGAGGATTCCACTCCCGGCGCCGCGATCGTCCGCGCCACGACCGACGACTTCCGCCTCACCAATCAATATGACCTGCCCCGGGTCGCCACCTGGCACAACTCGTCGATGGTGATCATCGGAGACGCCG
It contains:
- a CDS encoding MarR family winged helix-turn-helix transcriptional regulator, with translation MTSRREELLGRLHVAGREISAAAVMFHTALADLKGMSATEEKAVDLIDRFGPLTARQLAERSGLAPASVTGLIDRLERKGFARRVPNPDDGRSVLVELVAGRTAELAPLFDDWVRELHELTERYTDDELAAIVDFLGESATRQRRATERLTAP
- a CDS encoding FAD-dependent oxidoreductase; translation: MRALVMGAGVAGSVAAMALQKAGWEPVIFEAYAESAGLGHGVFLTVAVNGLDALRAIDAHHIVTSAGFPSERIDFSNGRGRRLGSIPLGPKLTDGTVTHTIRRSDLYHGLYREAAARGIPIEHGKRLVRAEELPGGGVTAHFADGTSATGDLLIGADGVHSATRKIIDPGAPDPRYTGLGNTGGFARVPDIDATPGEYSMIWGRECFFGYTVSPDGEVWWFANPPRRQERDRAELRTQSQAELRALLLDLLAEDSTPGAAIVRATTDDFRLTNQYDLPRVATWHNSSMVIIGDAAHAVSPASGQGCSLAAEDAVVLAQCLRDAPTVAAALAGYEQQRRDRVERVVTWGSSMNNTKKQGLIGRALRDLVLPLILRSADSPREMQKMSWLFNHHIEWEANRLTQRRPAAS